One part of the Microlunatus elymi genome encodes these proteins:
- a CDS encoding phosphotransferase family protein, whose translation MTYGFDLPADLHRQLRGEVPEAALRWVEEQTGRRVVTAEPLDGGQSAALHRLTVSGADGEDVDSLVLQRFVLDWIDEEPWAPRNELLAFELLENSPVPAPRTVAADPDGLNTGSPMVLMSALPGEVIWDPPELDRWLSALLQTMITIHRTPRPATMRDWSPYPPEEVPPTWTRHRWAWERAITAYEGDRPPSERVFLHRDFHPGNVLWQDGSVSGVVDWVSACAGPPEEDVALCRIDLARRHGQPVADRFLDLWLQATGRREYDPYWDLVTAVSMGGDPHPRLDEFVRSAAARL comes from the coding sequence GGGTAGAGGAACAGACCGGCCGCCGGGTGGTCACTGCCGAACCGCTGGACGGCGGGCAGTCGGCGGCGCTGCATCGGCTCACTGTTTCCGGGGCCGACGGCGAGGATGTTGATTCGCTGGTGTTGCAACGGTTCGTGCTCGACTGGATCGACGAGGAGCCGTGGGCGCCACGCAACGAGCTCCTCGCCTTCGAATTGCTGGAGAATTCGCCGGTGCCGGCGCCGCGAACGGTCGCGGCCGATCCGGACGGCCTGAACACCGGATCCCCGATGGTCTTGATGAGTGCGCTGCCCGGCGAGGTGATCTGGGATCCGCCGGAGCTCGACCGATGGCTGTCCGCGCTGCTGCAGACCATGATCACGATCCACCGCACGCCGAGACCTGCCACGATGCGGGACTGGTCGCCGTACCCGCCCGAGGAGGTGCCCCCGACCTGGACCCGACACCGCTGGGCTTGGGAGCGCGCGATCACCGCGTACGAGGGTGACCGGCCGCCATCGGAACGCGTCTTCCTGCATCGCGACTTTCATCCTGGCAACGTGTTGTGGCAGGACGGTTCGGTGTCCGGCGTGGTGGACTGGGTGTCGGCTTGCGCCGGCCCGCCCGAGGAGGATGTCGCCCTCTGCCGGATCGACCTGGCCCGCCGCCACGGCCAACCGGTGGCCGACCGCTTCCTTGACCTGTGGCTGCAAGCGACCGGCCGGCGCGAGTACGACCCGTACTGGGATCTGGTCACCGCCGTCTCGATGGGCGGCGATCCCCACCCGCGGCTGGACGAGTTCGTCCGATCCGCCGCCGCCCGCCTCTGA
- a CDS encoding M56 family metallopeptidase, translating to MIGVALGILAVILVGPGSIWVGRWRFLHRAPRPAVALWQAGSVAALLSVVGAGFALSLGLFRTPEPPLAEIIVYGTVLLFTVIVVLRLIWSLLIVGRTSRLRRTRHRHALDLLDQIERRTALPGVVASPGLRVMSAAEPVAYCLPAVRQSRVVLSEGALQTLAADEVAAVLAHEEAHVRARHDLVLDTFAALHRAFPIAVRSEVPLNEARLLVELLADDAARRRTGPIPLARALVAMAAAPVPGFAMGVSYGTAVRVARLAERPRPHRLLSAGIYALALGLIALPLVILGAPTVFAWLHVTGLNLGWY from the coding sequence ATGATTGGTGTTGCGCTCGGCATCCTGGCCGTGATCCTGGTCGGCCCCGGCTCGATCTGGGTCGGTCGCTGGCGTTTCCTGCACCGGGCGCCGCGGCCGGCGGTTGCGTTGTGGCAGGCGGGTTCGGTGGCTGCGTTGCTGTCGGTCGTCGGTGCCGGTTTCGCGCTCAGCCTCGGCCTGTTTCGTACGCCGGAACCGCCGCTGGCCGAGATCATCGTGTACGGCACGGTGCTGCTGTTCACGGTGATCGTGGTGCTCCGGCTGATCTGGTCGTTGCTCATCGTCGGCCGCACGTCCCGGCTCCGCCGGACCCGGCATCGCCACGCCCTCGACCTGCTCGACCAGATCGAGCGGCGGACCGCACTTCCCGGAGTGGTGGCCAGCCCGGGGCTGCGGGTGATGTCGGCTGCCGAGCCGGTCGCCTATTGTCTGCCGGCGGTGCGGCAGTCCCGGGTCGTGCTCAGCGAGGGCGCACTGCAGACGCTCGCCGCCGATGAGGTCGCCGCCGTGCTGGCCCACGAGGAAGCCCACGTACGCGCCCGGCACGATCTGGTGCTGGACACCTTCGCCGCACTGCACCGAGCCTTCCCGATCGCGGTCCGCAGCGAGGTCCCGCTGAACGAGGCGCGGCTGCTGGTGGAGTTGCTCGCCGATGACGCCGCCCGCCGTCGCACCGGACCGATCCCGCTGGCCCGCGCCCTGGTCGCGATGGCCGCAGCCCCGGTGCCCGGGTTCGCCATGGGCGTCAGCTACGGCACCGCCGTACGGGTCGCCCGGCTGGCGGAACGGCCACGGCCGCATCGACTTCTCAGTGCCGGCATCTACGCGCTGGCCCTCGGGCTGATCGCGCTGCCGCTGGTCATTCTCGGCGCCCCGACGGTGTTCGCCTGGCTGCACGTGACCGGGCTGAACCTCGGCTGGTATTGA
- a CDS encoding BlaI/MecI/CopY family transcriptional regulator yields the protein MVSSLGDLERRVMEELWSSDGPRSVRDVHAALTRERDLAYTTVMTVLDRLAKKGLVHRESSGRAYLYAAVQTREEMVADVMHDALVGSERDRTAALVAFVGKVTPDEAATMREALAKLEAGAAPADSAKN from the coding sequence GTGGTTAGTTCTCTGGGGGATCTGGAGCGCCGGGTGATGGAGGAACTGTGGAGTTCCGACGGCCCGCGCTCGGTCCGTGACGTCCACGCTGCGCTCACGCGCGAGCGGGACCTGGCATATACGACGGTGATGACGGTCCTCGACCGGTTGGCGAAGAAGGGATTGGTGCATCGGGAGAGTTCCGGGCGCGCCTACCTCTACGCCGCCGTGCAGACCCGCGAGGAAATGGTCGCCGACGTGATGCACGACGCGTTGGTCGGCAGCGAGCGGGATCGCACCGCTGCGTTGGTCGCGTTCGTCGGCAAGGTGACGCCAGACGAGGCGGCGACCATGCGCGAGGCACTGGCCAAACTCGAGGCCGGCGCCGCACCCGCCGACTCCGCCAAGAACTGA
- a CDS encoding cytochrome ubiquinol oxidase subunit I — MDTELLSRIQFGTTTVYHFFFVPVTIGMAGLVAGFQTAWVRTGKDRYLRLTRLYGKLFLINFAIGVATGIVQEFQFGMNWSQFSRFVGDIFGAPLALEGLLAFFLESTFLGLWIFGWDRLPKRVHLACIWIVAGATVLSATFILAANSFMQHPVGFQLVNGRAELTDFGAVLTNPVLLVTLPHQIFACYLVGAGIVVAVAAWHLTRIARAGKEREPVERPEQDMITGPSTGSGIDEERATFRTALRVGAVALLVAGAGTFISGDLQGKVMTDVQPMKMAAAEALYNTEKPASFSILTIGTLDGKHEVWSIKIPRLLSFLAEENFTAEVHGINDLQAQYEQTYGPGEYAPNIPTTYWTFRLMMGMGIAAFGGGALILWLTRKNRDPVTTGLWGLVWRFGPILLPFLPILGNSFGWIFTETGRQPWLVFGLLPTKAGVSPNLSPTEVWISLIVFTLLYGILAVIELRLFTRTIGQGLPVLDAEPEDEATDRPLSYAF, encoded by the coding sequence ATGGACACGGAACTGCTGTCGCGAATCCAGTTCGGGACCACGACCGTCTATCACTTCTTCTTCGTCCCGGTCACGATCGGGATGGCCGGCCTGGTCGCCGGTTTCCAGACCGCCTGGGTACGCACCGGCAAGGACCGCTACCTTCGCCTCACCCGGCTGTACGGGAAGTTGTTCCTGATCAACTTCGCCATCGGAGTGGCCACCGGCATCGTGCAGGAATTCCAGTTCGGGATGAACTGGAGCCAGTTCTCCCGCTTCGTCGGCGACATCTTCGGCGCACCGCTGGCACTGGAGGGGTTGCTGGCGTTCTTCCTGGAGTCGACCTTCCTCGGCCTGTGGATCTTCGGTTGGGATCGGCTGCCGAAAAGGGTGCATCTGGCCTGCATCTGGATCGTCGCCGGCGCCACCGTGCTCAGCGCGACCTTCATCCTCGCGGCGAACTCGTTCATGCAGCATCCGGTCGGCTTCCAGCTCGTGAACGGACGTGCCGAACTGACCGACTTCGGCGCGGTGCTGACCAACCCGGTCTTGCTGGTCACGCTGCCGCATCAGATCTTCGCCTGCTACCTGGTCGGCGCCGGCATCGTCGTAGCCGTCGCCGCCTGGCACCTGACGCGGATCGCCCGCGCCGGCAAAGAACGTGAGCCTGTCGAACGGCCGGAGCAAGACATGATCACCGGCCCTTCGACAGGCTCAGGGATCGATGAGGAGCGGGCCACCTTCCGTACGGCGTTGCGGGTCGGGGCAGTCGCGTTGCTGGTCGCGGGTGCGGGCACGTTCATCTCCGGCGACCTGCAGGGCAAGGTGATGACCGACGTCCAGCCGATGAAGATGGCCGCGGCCGAGGCGCTCTACAACACCGAGAAGCCGGCCTCGTTCTCGATCTTGACCATCGGCACCCTGGACGGCAAGCACGAGGTCTGGTCGATCAAGATTCCTCGGCTGTTGTCCTTCCTGGCCGAGGAGAACTTCACCGCCGAGGTGCACGGCATCAACGACCTGCAGGCCCAGTACGAGCAGACCTACGGCCCGGGCGAGTACGCGCCGAACATCCCCACCACCTACTGGACCTTCCGGCTGATGATGGGGATGGGCATCGCGGCGTTCGGCGGCGGTGCGTTGATCTTGTGGCTGACCCGCAAGAACCGTGACCCGGTGACGACCGGCCTGTGGGGTCTGGTCTGGCGATTCGGCCCGATCCTGTTGCCCTTCCTGCCCATCCTCGGCAATTCGTTCGGCTGGATCTTCACCGAGACCGGGAGACAACCCTGGCTTGTGTTCGGCCTGCTGCCGACCAAGGCCGGGGTCTCACCGAACCTCAGTCCGACCGAGGTGTGGATCTCGCTGATCGTCTTCACCCTGCTCTACGGCATCCTCGCGGTGATCGAGCTCCGGCTGTTCACCCGCACCATCGGTCAAGGACTGCCCGTGCTGGATGCCGAGCCCGAAGACGAGGCAACCGACCGACCCCTCTCCTACGCCTTCTGA
- the cydB gene encoding cytochrome d ubiquinol oxidase subunit II: protein MELTTVWFVAQLILWLGYFVLEGFDFGVGMLLPVIGRREGDRRAMLSTIGPIWDGNEVWLIVAAGAMFAAFPGWYASTFSAFYLLLLMILVGLIVRVISFEYREHHETVRWRRGWDACQIVGSTLPSFLWGLIFANLVRGLPINADQDFTGGFTDLLNPFALLGGAVTLLLFLTHGAVFLALKTTGALRLRAKRTASVIGTVTAAAALSFGCWFNFGVVTINHGWVLLASVISLAGLIFGLGMHLRNRDGWSFAGTAVAVAGLVVSFFASLYPRLIPSTSNPAWSLTIHNASASHYTLTIMSWSALVLLPLVLAYQAWTYWVFRKRITVAMEEPESVAAQPSVVP, encoded by the coding sequence ATGGAACTCACCACGGTCTGGTTCGTCGCCCAGCTGATCTTGTGGCTCGGCTACTTCGTGCTCGAGGGGTTCGACTTCGGGGTCGGCATGCTGCTGCCGGTGATCGGCCGCCGGGAGGGCGATCGCAGAGCGATGCTGAGCACCATCGGGCCGATCTGGGACGGCAACGAGGTCTGGCTGATCGTTGCCGCCGGCGCGATGTTCGCCGCCTTCCCCGGCTGGTACGCAAGCACGTTCAGCGCCTTCTACCTGCTGCTGTTGATGATCCTGGTCGGTCTGATCGTCCGAGTGATCTCGTTCGAGTATCGCGAGCATCACGAGACCGTCCGCTGGCGGCGCGGCTGGGATGCCTGCCAGATCGTCGGGTCCACACTGCCGTCCTTCCTGTGGGGTTTGATCTTCGCCAACCTGGTCCGCGGGCTGCCGATCAACGCCGACCAGGACTTCACCGGAGGCTTCACCGACCTACTGAATCCCTTTGCCCTGCTGGGCGGAGCGGTGACACTGCTGCTCTTCCTCACCCACGGCGCGGTGTTCCTGGCGCTGAAGACGACCGGTGCACTGCGGCTGCGCGCCAAGCGGACGGCCAGCGTGATCGGCACGGTCACGGCCGCAGCGGCACTCAGCTTCGGTTGCTGGTTCAATTTCGGCGTCGTGACGATCAATCACGGTTGGGTGCTGCTGGCCTCGGTCATCTCGTTGGCCGGGCTGATCTTCGGACTCGGCATGCATCTGCGCAATCGTGACGGCTGGTCCTTTGCCGGCACCGCGGTCGCAGTGGCCGGCCTGGTGGTCTCCTTCTTCGCCTCGCTCTACCCGCGGCTCATCCCCAGCACCAGCAACCCCGCCTGGAGCCTGACCATCCACAACGCCTCGGCAAGCCACTACACGCTGACGATCATGAGTTGGTCCGCGCTGGTGCTGTTGCCGCTGGTGCTGGCCTACCAGGCGTGGACCTACTGGGTCTTCCGCAAGCGGATCACCGTCGCGATGGAGGAACCAGAGTCGGTAGCCGCCCAACCATCCGTGGTGCCGTGA